The DNA region ATTCTTATTGGGCGGTCAAACTCGGCGGTTTTCATGTAAATGCATTTTATCCCGTCTCCAAGCTCAATTTCGGCTGTTGCCTCTCCCTTTTTGAGCATGTAATGGAGCAGGTTTGTGTCTTTTGTCTTCCTGAACACTTCAATCCACTTATTAAGCTTCGAGGCAGGATTTTTTTCCAGGATTTCCTTTTTGACAAAATTGCAGAAGGCCGAACTCCTGCTATCCTCCACAACTCCCGCGATAAGGCAACTTTTTTGCCGGCCAAGTTCGTAAAGCTCAGCTATTTTCGCCTTGACCTCTTCATAATCCCCATAAACCGCGCTTTCGCTCTTTGGCACGTCCCCTGGGTGGATTATCAAGCTTCCGTCAAGAAGAAAGACGTCAGGCGCGTGCTTTTTTATAGTGTCTACGCTAAGCCCCAGCTCTTTTTTAAGCCGCCGGAGACTCCAGAAAATGCCAAATTCCGCTTCCGAAAGGGGGTCTGTGGAGTAGTCCATTTCAGGCGAAGGGCTCATGGAGGGGTAATATTTGACGTCAAATAGCTTTCCGCCCCGGTACTCGAAAATGGCGGAAACCGCCCTCAAGAACACAAAATCGACCAAGTGCGTGCATTTTTTCGTAATTCCGCCGTCCTCTCCCCCAATCCTGAGGTTTCCCAAGGGGACCTTATTTACTGTCCAGATAAGCTGTTTTTCCTCCCTCAAAGCCAGAGCCGCCTCCCTTTTCTTGGACTCCAATGCCTGGATTTTCTCGACCAAAGTGTCAATATTTCGCAAATGCTCCATAATTTCCCAAGAATACTATAGATTTGGCTGAAAAAAGGGAGCAGAATGTGTGCATTTTAAATTTATCATATACTTTTATGCAAAGGGCTAGAATTAAGCTGTGGAGCAGAGACCCGGAAAAGCTTGAAGAGGTAGCCAGGAAAATAAAGGAGGACGTCGAGAAATTCGGCGCTTCTGTCAGAGGGCCTGTGCCGCTTCCAACAAAGAAGCTTAAAGTGCCTGTTCTAAGGCAGATGAAGACCGGAACCGGCCACGGAAACTCGAAGTTTGACCGCTGGGAACTCAGGGTGCACAGCAGAGTCCTTGAAATCGGCGAAAGCGAACGGGCCCTTTACCAGATTATGCGGATCCAGATTCCAGAAGACGTAAACATCGAAGTCAAGATGATGAGCTAATCTAAAAAAGGCAATTCCATTTTGATGGTCTTAAAATCTCAGTTTTATGCTACTAAAATTTCTGCTTGGCCGCCAGGACATATTAAAATAGCTCATAAGTCTCGATAAAATAATACCAACTATTCGCCGATTTTTTAGCCTAATTACTCCGCCATTCCAGCGCCTTTGCCGCCCTGAAGCATACCCATAAGCTTTCTCTGCTGCTCGTCAAGGGATTTCTTTATTGCGGACTCCTGCTCAGTGAACTGCTTTTTCTTGAGCTTCAGGAATTCAAGGGTTTCCTCAAGCTCCTCCTGCACCTTCTTTGCGTCAGACTTTACCAAAAGGCCGGCAATTTCCTTATAAACCTCATCCTTTCCTTTTATTTCCTTAAGTGCTTCGTTTATTTCCGCAACCTGCATCTCGATATTCTGGTTCTGCACCATTATCGACTGAAGCTGCTGGTTTTCGGACTGCACTTTCATGAGCAGTTCCTGGCCTTCTTTAGACAATTCCACCATAATTAGGAATGTTTAGGATATATAGCCAAAAGAACTGAGAGCATATATATTTTTAGAGCCATTTAATCTAATGAAAAAGACAAAAATTGTTGCGACTATCGGGCCCTCAAGCGAGCCGCCTGAAATGATAAAAAAGCTTATAGAGGCAGGTCTGAACGTCGCGCGGCTCAACTTCTCGCATGGCGGTTTTGACGAGCAGGGACCAAGGATAAAGAACTTCAGGGCAATCGACCCCAGCATTGGCATAATGCTAGATACTCAGGGGCCAGAGCTCAGGACGCTCCAGTTCGAGATTCCTGACCATGAATACCCCATTAAGGAGGGGGACATTCTTACAATTAAATTCGAGGACGTTTTGGGAAACGAAAAACAGTTCTCGATGAATTACAAGGATTTTTACAAGGACGCAAAGCCCGGTGACAGGGTGCTTATAGACAACGCCCGAATCGAAATCAGGGTTGTCGAAGTCCAGGGAAAAGACGTCATATGCAAGGTAATGAACAACGGAGTCATTTACTCGAAAAGAAGCATAAACCTTCCTGACTCTCAGGTGCGCCTTCCCAGCATGAGTGAAAAGGACAGGGGAGACATAAAGTTCGGAGTAGAACGGGGAATTGATTTTATAGCATACTCTTTTGTAAGAAACATAGAAGATGTCCAGAAGCTTCGCGATTACCTTAAAGAGCTTAATGCCGAGCACGTTGAAGTCATATCAAAAATCGAGACCTCACAGGCAATCGAGAACCTTGAGGAGATCGTAAAGGTCTCTGATGGCATAATGGTTGCAAGAGGCGACCTTGCAGTTGAAGTTGCCATGGAAAAAGTTCCCATTTTGCAGAAAAAGATGATTGAGCTTGCAAACAAGCACCACAAGTTCTGCATTGTCGCAACCGAGATGCTTGAGTCCATGAGGAAAAACCCCCGGCCAACAAGGGCAGAGATAAGCGACGTCGCAAACGCGGTTTTCCAGGGGGCTGACGCAACCATGCTTTCAGGAGAAACGACTCTTGGAAAATACCCGCTTGAGACAGTCTCGACAATGGCAAAGATTGCAAAAGAAGCCGAGATTTCGGACATCGAGCACTGCACTCTCTGCAAGGACCCCCGCTGCCTTGCCGACTGCATCGCCCGTAATTTTGTTTCCATGTCAAACGAGCTTAAGCTCAAAACCCTCATAGTCCCAACAAAGACAGGCCTTTCTGCAAAAGTCGTTTCCCGCTACAGGCCAAGGGCAAAGGTCTTCGCGCTAGTGCCGAATGAAATCATACTCAGAAAAATGTCACTTCTCTACGGAGTTGAAGGCGTTTTGGCCGACCACTCAAAAACGATGTTCGACCTCATTCAGGAGGGCGTTACAAAGCTTGTAACAAGCGGCAAAATCGACCCCAAGGAAAAAATCGGCATAATCGGGGAATATAAGGAAGCCACCACAAACGCGATGATGTTCGTGGAGGCCGAAAAGCTCCTTACAAGAAACTCCAAGAAATAGTTTTTCTTTCTGCCTGAATATTTAGGACCAAGCGCACTTATTCCCAATGCACTTGCAGGACTTATTGTATTTTGATGCGTCGTAGCAGTCCCTCCATTCGCAGTCCGTGACCATGCCGCCCCTGCTTTTTGACTGGCACACCTGCCCGGAACACCCGCCGGTTATGCAGTCGGAATCTGTTTCGCACGGGTCGCCTGTCGAATAGCCGCAAAAGTCTTCAGTGGTTGCCGCACTTTTCTCGTGCTGTGTTACGTTCGCGCTGACAACCACATTGTCCGAGATTATGAGGTCAACATCGAAGAGCTTTATGTTGTCCGGGAGAAGCGGCGTGTCCACGTCAAACTGGTAAGTCACCTCATAGATTCCGCTGTGCTCATCTGAGACTTTTTCAAAGCCCTTCAGCACGAGGTTGCTTGAATTGTAATTGTTAAAGCAGTAAAGCCGCCTCACATAATCGTCTGCCATCTGCCTGATTTCGCTTTCGCTCATCACAAACCCACTCTGGCAATCCTTCGGGCAGGACTCTGGCGTTTCCAGGCACGGGCAGCCGATTGCTTCGCAGACGACATCCTGGCAAACACCATCTCCGCACTTATTGGTGCATGGAACTCCCCTTTCAGGAGCATGGGAGGCAAAAATGACAACTGAAGCAATAAACACAAAAACAGCCAGAAGCTTGAGGTTTCTTTCGCTCGACAAGTCGAAACCCTTTGATTTTTGTTTTGGCTTTGCTTTGGAAGAAACTTTTGAAGGCATAATTAATTCCGGTTTGTGGATTTAAAGCGAAACGTCCAAGCAGCTTAACGTTCTTTCCTGCCTTTGCCAGACAGTCCTTTCTCCGGAGCTTGCCTGCCATCTTTGACCCTGTATCTGGATGGAGGAGGGGTTTTTGGAGAGTCGTGTATAAACCGGTACCTGAGATAGTAGTATATAGCGGCCACGATTGCTGCCAGAAGAACTACCAAAGCAAGGCCAATTGCTATCAAGGTGGCGCCTTTCGAAGACCCTTCGGGGAGTTTTGAATCCAGAATATTTTCCAGCCGCTCTTTAATGGCATTGCCCTGGTCCAAATGCACAGCAGCATTTTCGCAAAGCCCTGTTTCAGCATTGAGGTATTCTGTGGTGCATTCCTGTGGCAAGCCGCATATAGTCGCAGAACCTATCGGAACTGAATTGGCCCTGACGCAAGACATATTAACTGTGCAGAGCACTTCACCCTCCGGGCAGGTGCAATTACCACCAGGGCAGCTTTCGTTGTTAGAGCAGCGCCCTATGACGCAAAAGCCGCCTCCGCACTCGCTGGAGAGCTTGCATGCGTCTCCGTCATTAAGGCAGACTTTTCCGGAACACTCCCTGCAGATTTCAACCACAAAAGTCATGTTTTCCCGACCCATAGTTATTCCATCAGGAGAGGATATGTTAAACGTGATGCTGTTGAAGTCCGGGCCAACGCCGCCGCCTCCCCTCCCCACAACTGGCTCGTATTGCCCCGGAGCGATTGTCAGATCGGCGTAATATATAACTCCATCCACACGATATTGCACCTGAACATCAAGGTAGCTTGTGTACATATTATAGACTTTGAACTGGTAAGTCCACCTGTAAGAAGCGTCCTGGCTGTTGCCCTGGTAAACCGCATCCCTTACTTCAAGCAACGGCGAATCGAGAGGAACTCCCCTGAAATAAAACACGATTGTCTCGTTAGTTACATTCTGAGTTGTCCTGTATTGGCAGGTGAGGTTATCTGCCAAGGTTGGCGAAATGACAAAGATTGCAAATATCAGCCAGGATAAGATTCGCCTATCCATAACTTAGGTTATTTTGATGTAAGTTAAAGAAAATGCGGCCACCGGGAGTTTCGCCAACAGCACCTTTTTGGGGTGCAGACCTTTTAGCCAAACTGGCCGAAAGGGTTGCTTCGAACCCGGGTTACTGGCTGTTTCCGGCGTCAGGTTATACTTCCGCGAAGCGGGAATATGCTTTCTTTGACGTTGAGGACTTTCTTTCGCAAAGAAAGTCTTCATGGGAAGCCAGTGTCATGCCACTAAACTATGGCCGCATAATTAATAGTCATAAAAATACTTGATTATGTTACAAGAAATTGATAATCTAGACCAAAAAATGAGAGACCTAATACTGAAAAAGGTTAAAAATGGAATTGCTTTGCTTGATAGGTATGACCAAAACTCAGGAGAACAGAAGAAAGATGCTCTTGCTGAAATTGAGGTAGCGATACACTATATTGAAGAGAGTTATACTTTAGAATATGAACCCGGTCAACTGAAAAAACCTCCCGAATTTAAGATATCGGGGACTAAAGATCCATTCTACGTAGAGGTAAAAAGAATCCATGATCCAGTTTACATAAAACGACAAACAGGCATAAATGATCTTAATTCAAGACTAGAAAAAATACTTCTACCCTATGTAGTGCAGTTCTATCCAAACCAAAACTACAAACTTTCTCAAAACAAAAAAATAGTCGACATCATTCATAAAGAAATGAACCCCCAAGTAAAATTATTGGAGAAGGAGCTAATTCTAAACTCAACCCGCATTGGAAAGTTCATTTTGGAGAAAAATGATGGATCCTCCAGATGTCAACTGGGATTGTGCGGAGTGCAACTAGAATCAAGAATAGACTCCATTAGAACAAATTTAGAAGATGCGAATCGCAAAGATATTCCCAAGGGTAGCAAGTACATACTATTTATCAAAATAGATTACACGTTCACACCCGGAGAACTAGAGGTTGCACCTTGGGGAGATGATGTTCTAAGGATGCAATTCAATAAACAAAACGGCAGTTGCATTAGAGAAGATTATCTAAAACAAAATAAACGACTAGGTCATTCTAAGCACTTCAAAAAAATTGGTGGGCTTGTGTATTTTGGAAGCAGACTAAAATATCCATGGACGTATATTAACCCAAAATAATCAATGCAAACTTATTTCCTTAATTTTAAGCCCGTGTTTTTTCTCAAGAGCCCTTGCCTCGACCTGCACCTGGCGGTAAAAGGTGCCCGGGTCGGCTATGTAGCCCCTCAAAAGAGGCACCTTATCCGGAAAATTCGCTTCAAAGACCGGCATTAGACGATCAAGAATATATTTCTTGGTGTTCAAAAGCTCAATGTAGCAGTAGTCGCAGAAACTAAGCTCCCTAAAAAGCTCTTCCAGGTTTGTGATTCCGGGCATCACAGGCGAGATAAAAGCGTAAACCCGAAGTCCCTTTTCTTTTGCCTCCTTCAATGTATTGACTCTTTCCGGGGGTGAGGAAGCAAGTGGCTCCAGAACACGGGAGGTTTTTTCGTCAAGCGTATTAACTGACATTCCAAGCTCGGCGTCAATGGCCTTAAGCAAATCAAAGTCCCTCCTTACAAGAGAGGACTTTGTCAGAACCTCTACAGGGAAATCCTTTTTGCGGGGCGACTTTTCAAGCACTTCAAGGATTTTTCGGGTCAGGCCATATTTTGCCTCAAGCGGCATATAGCAGTCGGTAACGCTTGAAAGCCAAATGTCGCCGGGTCTTGCTAAAAGCAGCTCTTTTTCCAGAAGCTCCGGGCAGTTTACCTTGGCAAAGACAAACTTTCCCCATTCGGCATCGATATGCTGGAACCGCTTTATAAACGTTGCGTAGCAGTAGGCGCAGCCGTGCTGGCACCCGGTGTAAGGATTAATCACATAATCGGTGATTTTGCTCTCATTCAGGCAGGACTTGGCCTGGATTTCCCTTACTTCCATAAGATTCTGGTGCTGGTTATTGAATATTTCAAAATACCTAGTCCGACGAAAGCACCCAAGCAGATTACTTTTACTTCAAAGGGTTATTCTTATGAGCCAAACATTCAACCTGAGTGAATTTTTAGCAGCCAATGTCAGGCCGGCACTGGGCTGCACCGAAGTTGTGGTGATAGGTCTTGCCAGCAGCGCAGCTTTTTTAGCCTCCCAAGGCAAGTTGCCCTGCTTCCTGCAGAAAAAGCCAGAAGAGACTCAAGCACTGGCTACAGCATCCGCTTCAGAAGCAGAGTTACTGTCCCAGCTAGAGGCAGTAAGAATTGAAGTCGACAGAAATGTTTTCAAGAATGCTCTATCAGTAAACCTGCCGATGCCTGATGAGCTAATCGACCAGATGGAAAAGGGTATCGAGTTTGCAGCAGCGCTTGGGATTTTTTCTCCATTGGGTCAAAAAAGCGCTGGAGAAATGCTTAATTTGTTTTCAGCTATCAACCCTGAGCTAATCGCCAAGGCCAAATCCCTAAGGAGGAATGTCCGGTTTAATGTTGAGGTGGTGGATTCCTGGACTGGACAGGCCGACCTCAATGTTCGTGTGCAGCTAAGCTTCAAAACCGAAGACAAAACTAAATGCTCAGAAGCAAGAATAAGCCACTCGCATACGCACTTCTCTTACATTGCCAATTCTATGGAAGTCCTGTACAAGGACGAAGCAAACGATATTGCAACGGAAAACCAGGACAATCAGCTTCTGAAGCTGTCTAAAATGTCCCTGAGAGACATGATTGATACAGCGCAAAATTTGGACTCGCAGGCGTGGATCCTGCTTGAAAAAAATATCCAGATAAACACCGACTTAAGCCTGAAGGGTTTGGAGGGGCGCCACGGATTAAAGCTTGGTAAGTCCCTTCAAAAGCTGGTCGATGACGGGATTTTGGCAGATGACATGACAAATTATGCCAAGATAAAAGTGGCAGCGGCAGCCGATGCCCGAATGGGTGGGGCAATGCGGGCGGCCATGAGCACGGCAGGTTCTGGCAACCAGGGAATTGCTGCCACGCTCCCAATCATGGCCGTGGCAGACAGAATTGGCGCAGAGCAGCTAAATATTAGTGCAACCGAGCAAAAAAAGCGCTTGATGTCAGCATTGGCTCTGTCCCATTTGCTGACTTCCTATATTGCTTATTACGCCGGACACTTGTCCGCACTTTGCGGCTGCGCAGTAAAAGCTGGAATCGGCGCGGCAGCAGGGATAAGCTTTTACCTGGGAGGAGACGAAAAAAAGATCACTGGCGCCATCAACAATGTGGCCGCTAACATTATAGGAATTATCTGTGATGGCGCCAAAGAAGGATGCGCCCTTAAGCTGGCCACCTCATCAGAAGCAGCAGTTGAAAGCGCACTGCTTGCCATGCAAGAGGTTACTGTGCCATTGGACAACGGCATTCTGGCTGAAACCGTTGAACAGACGCTGCAGAATATCGGCAAAATCTCCAACGCCATGGTCAAAACTGACCAGGTAATTGTTCAGGAAACCATGTTGAGGTAAGTGCAAATGATCCCTTGATATGGAGTGGAGTTTAGGAAAAATAATTTTTCTTTGGGGTAAAGCCACCCTATTTCTAAAAAGAAAGGTTTTTATGATTGAAATCGACGGAAGCTACCTTGAAGGCGGAGGGCAGATTCTTCGGACAAGCGTTGCCTTGTCAGCTCTTACTAAAACTCCGGTCAGGATTTACAACATCCGGGCAAACCGGCCGCAGGCGGGGCTTAAGGCACAGCACCTCTCAGCGATAAAGGCGGTTTCCATGCTCTACAACGGCAAACTTACGGGGGACGAGCTTGGCTCGACAGAGATAACCTTCAGCCCGGGTGAGATGAAAGAAAACCACCTCAAAATCAGCATCGGCACAGCCGGGTCAATTGGGCTTCTTTTGCAGGCAATAATTCTTTCCTCGGTGAACACAGAAAAAGAGCTCATTGTCGAAGTCGAGGGAGGCGCGACTTTCGGAAAATGGGCGCCGTCTGTTCCGTACCTCCAGAACGTTTTTCTCCCGACAATCAGGAAATTTGGATTTAGGGGCGAAATCGAAATCATAAAGCACGGCTTTTACCCTAGGGGGGGCGCTAAAGCCATTGCAAGAATAAGCCCCTCAAAAATGAAGGGCCATATTTTCGCCCACGAAATAAAATCAGTGAGTGGGCTTTCAGTTGCAACCGAAAACCTCAGGGGCGCAAAAGTCGCAGAAAGGCAGAAAGCAGGCGCAGAGGAACTATTGAAAGGGCTGAAAACCCCAATTGAAATAAAAACCAGGTATGTTTATTCCCCGTCGACTGGAACCGGAATCGACCTCTGGTCTGAGCCGACGCTTCTTGGCGGAAACGCCCTCGGAGAAGTCGGAAAAAAAGCTGAAGACATTGGAAAGGCGGCCGCCAAAACCCTAAAGGAGCTCATCGAGTCTAAGGCGACAGTTGACAGAAACCTTGCAGACCAGATTCTTCCCTTCATGGCCCTGGCGGAAGGCCACTCCAGCTTTCTTGTAAAAGACTTGTCAAACCACGCAAAGACAAACATCTGGGTGATTGAGCAGTTTTTGGATAGGAAATTCAAAGTAGCTGAAAAGGACGGGTTGGTTGAGGTAGGGATATGAAAACCAATATTAACAACATTAAAATTATGAAAAAATCCGAGTTCTTTAAAATAATATTTAACCTATTCTGCATCCTCACAGGGATACTGTTTTTAGGACTTATCCTCATATACCCCTACAATGCAATCTCCTATTATTTTGGTAAGTCTTTAACAAACTTAATCCTATACATACTAGTACTACTGATAGCTCTATTCTTACTCCTCAGAACTAACTTGGAAGATTTTTTCAGATATTTAAGTAAAAAAAGAATATTACGAAACATACCAAATCATTGGTTTATAGATACTGTTCTAGTAATGTTCATATTTTTTTGTATAGGTCTACTGTTCATAACTTCTGTCTTGGGGGGTTATGAACTCAACTTGGTACTGAGAAATGAAAATCAGCCAAATCTCATCGAAGGAAACATAAACTGCACTGCATCGGGAAATATTATATTTGTAGGAGAAAAAGTATATTGCAAGTATTCTCCAACCTTATATAATACTACATCTAAAGTCAAATTTAGTTATTTGAACAAAAGTTTCGAAACTGAAATTTTTTCTGACCAGATAGCCTTCATAGCCCCGGCCAATGTTACAAGCATAGAATTCAGGATAGAAGGCTATGATTCCGAAGGCAAATTTAGGAAATTAATTGTAAGTAACTCTTATAATTTCCTAAAACCCGAAGAATTTGAGCAGTCTAGAGAAAAATTCATCCAATATCTAATTGCTCTCCTAGGCGTGATATTTATCTCAGTACCTAGCGCAATGGTAAACCTCAAAAATCTATATTATAATGAGAATAATAAAAAGAGGCGTAAATGAAAAATATGTCCCTGCCGGGATTTGAATACCCTAGCCAATTTCGCGGTGATATTCCCGCGAAAGCGGCAAAACCCCTTTCTTGGAGTTGTCAGACCTTCTTTCTGGGAAAGAAGGAATGACCCCGGGTCTTCGGCTGTCTCCGTCCAGCGCTCGGGGCGCTATTATTCCGCGAAGCGGAAAAATCCCCTTTCTTTTGCGCCTGGGGCTTTTCTTTCTGGGAAAGAAAAGCTTCACGAGAGGCCGATATCCTGGACCGGACTAGACTACAGGGACATATAATAAAAAAGACTAAAATAACTTATGGCCACACTTCTGCCCCCAGGGATGGTGGAATTAGTCGTTCCCTTCGCCCTTACGTTCGCTTTAGTTCTTGGAGCGCTTAACTTGTCGGGGGTATTTAAAGGCCAAAAACAGGTCAATTTCATCATAGGGCTTGCCGTTGCGCTTCTTGCATCCTCATCGGAAGAATACTCAAAAATGGTTCTGGAATGGGCGCCAATACTTGCGACCGTAATGATTGTCGTTTTCCTTGTGGTTTTCCTCAAAAACATGTTCGGGACAGAAAAGAAGGCAAGCTGGGAGATGCTGGTAATACTTGCCCTCCTGTTTTTGGTGCTTCTGGCGGTAGGGCCGTACCTGCCGCTTCCTTCTGGCTCTTCGATAAAATCAGATGACATTCTGCTGGTTGGAGGAATTCTTCTGGTAATCGGGATAATCGCAATAGGCGCCCGGCTTAAAAATGAGGGGTTTGGTGGGGGCAGCTAATATAAGTCTTTTGGCTTCATTGTCTTGAACCGTCTCAAAACTATCGACTCAACTTCAAATGGCTTTCCAAGAATCCCCTCAAGGTTTGGCCTGCTTTTCCCTGTAAGAAAGGAGTTCACTGAAAATCCGACAGTGGTTTCCACTTCAAGAAGCATCTTGTCTCCTTCAAACTTTGGTGAAATCTTTCTCATGTAAGGCCTTCTTGTTTTCTGCTTTAATATCTGGACAACCCTCTTTTTCCTCAAAGCCCTTATCGCCTTAATGGCCTCCTTTTTCTCCTCCTCGCTAAGTGGCTCAAACTTGAGGGTTATGAGAAAATTGGCTGCAATCTTGTCGCTTTTCATGGCATCAAGCTCCTCTTTGCTTGAAAAAGACATTTTAGAAACCGAGATGGACTTTCTCTGGTTTATTTCGCTGCGGATTTTTCCGAGCTTGAGCTTTCTGACCTTTGGTGTCCTGAGCATGAGGACAAACGGGCGATAGGCAGCCGTAAGCGTGTTTTCCTCGAGCCGCCCTACTGAATAGAAAACCGCCTCTCTAGCGCCCGACTTTTCAAGGAAGGTTCCTTCAATATACTTTTGCACCTTTCCTTTCGGGAGAAGCTTCTTGTACCCACCCTTTATGTAAAGCGGGGAAACCTGGGCAATTATCTTGCCGTTTGGAATATCTATGATAGCAGTCATATCGGGCCCGTCAAACTCTATTTTCTTTCCTGTCTTTTCCCTGACCTTGAGCCCCACGGACCGGTTGAAATTGGACTTTATGGACTCGCAGGAGCCGACGCCGTGCTCTTCCCAGAACTCTTCCTCTATCGTGAACAGCTCAGGAGGCAGTATGGAGCCCACAAGAAAGGTCTCATAGTCAAACTCCTTCACGGCTTCGGCTACCATTTCCGAGTACGTCTCGACCTCCCTGAAAAGGTTCTTGCACAGGCAGCAGTTCTCGACCTTTTTGTATTCTGCCGGCTTTTCTCTTGCAGCGTCCTCCAGGATTATAAAATTCCTTATGGCCCGCCCAATCTCAAAATTGGGAAGCTTTGGGTTAAGGGCATGAAACTGCCTGCCGAGGCACTCGTCGCATATTTCGCAGCTCTTGATTATTTCCCTGGCCCTTCCAGACAAGTCCGCTTCCATAAGATAAAGGCGGGCAAAATGGTTAAGAAGTCAGTTCAGGCCGCTCAAAAGCGCCTCCTTTTCGGCAAAAGCCCCGTCAAAATAAGAGTATGACTTCCAGGAAAGGGTTTTGCTGTCGAAAAGGAAAAAATCCTTGTCAGTGATTACTGTCGAAATCCAGGATTTAGGGCGCTTGTCTACCCAAAGCTCTTCATCGAGCAGGTAAACGCCGCTGTTTTCCCGGTTTAAGTTCCCAAAAAAAGACCCGTCCTGCGGCTCGATTAGGTACGCCCCGTCAAGCTCTTCCAGGTCCCCGATGGATTCCAGGGGTGAGCTGCTAAAGGCAATCATGCAGTGGCCGGAAATGCTCCTGAGAACCGGGTCGTAGAGGTTTCCGCAGACGATGTTTGGGTAAATATAGTCCTGAAAGTCGATTTGGGAGACGCCCTCCAGAAACCAGCCCTTCTGGAAGTTAAGCCAGTATGTCCCGCCCAAGTCTCCTTCTTCAGGCACGAACCAGCCCTCGAGGATAACCTCCTTTCCTTCGCAGCGGCTTACAGCGTAATTGTACTCTGCCTTGTAAAACAGCGAATAGTCCTCGCAGTCACCGCCACCGTTAGCCAGGAATTCCTGCAGGGACAGCAAACGGTCAATCTCGCCCGAGGATTCAACATCCGAAATATACGAAAGGTGAAGCTTTTTCGAGTTCACCAGATAAAAGCAGCCAAGCTTTATGCGGCAGGTGCTGCTTTTTACCTCGTAGCAATTTTCATCGATTTTCCTCTTCGCATCATTTTCCTTTTTCGAGTCGCCCAGTAGCGCATTCTCGCTAAACCACTCCATGGAATCCTGAATCTGCTGGCGGTAATCCTGCACTTCCTCTATCAGCCCGGAAGTTTCCTCCTTGAGGTTTCCATAAGCCGCCTTTATTGCCGCGCACTCTTCTTCGAGCCGGGACATGTTTGACTCAAGAGCGGAAAAATCTTCTTCCAGGAGGGAATAATCGTTTTGGATAACCGATAAATTCTCTTTCAGTAAAGACGCTTCCCTTTGGAGGGAAGAAACCTGCGTTTCTTTGCCGGAAAGCTCTGATGAAAGCCCTATTATTTG from Candidatus Aenigmatarchaeota archaeon includes:
- a CDS encoding RNA 3'-terminal phosphate cyclase, producing the protein MIEIDGSYLEGGGQILRTSVALSALTKTPVRIYNIRANRPQAGLKAQHLSAIKAVSMLYNGKLTGDELGSTEITFSPGEMKENHLKISIGTAGSIGLLLQAIILSSVNTEKELIVEVEGGATFGKWAPSVPYLQNVFLPTIRKFGFRGEIEIIKHGFYPRGGAKAIARISPSKMKGHIFAHEIKSVSGLSVATENLRGAKVAERQKAGAEELLKGLKTPIEIKTRYVYSPSTGTGIDLWSEPTLLGGNALGEVGKKAEDIGKAAAKTLKELIESKATVDRNLADQILPFMALAEGHSSFLVKDLSNHAKTNIWVIEQFLDRKFKVAEKDGLVEVGI